The proteins below come from a single Ochotona princeps isolate mOchPri1 chromosome 6, mOchPri1.hap1, whole genome shotgun sequence genomic window:
- the ANKRD63 gene encoding ankyrin repeat domain-containing protein 63 gives MLKPKDLCPRAGTRTFLEAMQAGKVHLARFVLDALDRSIIDCRAEQGRTPLMVAVGLPDPALRARFVRLLLEQGAAVNLRDERGRTALSLACERGHLDAVQLLVQFSGDPEATDSAGNSPVMWAAACGHGAVLEFLVRSFRRLGLRLDRTNRAGLTALQLAASRGHGTCVQALTGPWGRAAAAAAARGSNSDSPPGRPAPAPSPERRRPSPRRLPRPLLARFARAAGGHGHGHGHGGEAGSGGKGSSGRHRAQGCERPELGRSMSLALGAVTEEEAARLRAGALLARPNSPQASGTGRWRSHEVLEGVPRASAQAPIGLSPHPEGGPGSGRLGLRRRSTAPDIPSLVGDAPGPESGPELEANALPLSAPGSKVWQAGTEAVVLHAPR, from the coding sequence ATGCTCAAGCCCAAGGACCTGTGCCCCCGAGCGGGTACGCGCACCTTCTTGGAAGCCATGCAGGCGGGCAAAGTGCACTTGGCCCGCTTCGTGCTGGACGCGCTGGACCGCAGTATCATCGACTGCCGCGCGGAGCAGGGCCGCACGCCGCTTATGGTGGCCGTGGGGCTGCCGGACCCCGCGCTGCGAGCGCGCTTCGTGCGGCTGCTGCTCGAGCAGGGCGCAGCCGTGAACCTGCGGGACGAGCGTGGCCGCACGGCCCTCAGTCTGGCGTGCGAGCGAGGCCACCTGGACGCCGtgcagctgctggtgcagttcagcgGCGACCCGGAGGCGACCGACTCGGCGGGCAACAGCCCGGTGATGTGGGCGGCCGCGTGTGGCCACGGGGCGGTGCTCGAGTTCCTGGTGCGCTCCTTCCGCCGCCTTGGCCTGCGCCTCGACCGTACCAACCGTGCAGGCCTCACTGCGCTGCAGCTGGCCGCCTCCCGCGGCCACGGGACCTGCGTGCAGGCCCTTACTGGGCCTTGGGGCCGTGCTGCGGCCGCCGCCGCGGCGCGGGGCTCTAACTCCGACAGCCCTCCCGGCCGCCCGGCCCCGGCGCCCAGCCCCGAGCGTCGACGACCCAGCCCTCGCCGCCTACCGCGGCCTCTCCTGGCCCGCTTTGCACGAGCGGCTGGCGGCCACGGTCACGGCCATGGCCACGGCGGCGAGGCCGGCTCGGGCGGCAAGGGCTCGTCGGGCCGGCACCGGGCGCAGGGTTGCGAGCGGCCTGAGCTGGGCCGGAGCATGAGCCTGGCGTTGGGTGCCGTAACGGAGGAGGAGGCAGCGCGTCTACGGGCGGGAGCCCTCTTGGCGCGTCCCAACTCGCCCCAGGCTTCGGGGACTGGGCGGTGGCGCTCCCACGAGGTGCTGGAGGGAGTGCCCCGGGCCTCCGCGCAAGCCCCCATTGGCCTCAGCCCCCACCCGGAGGGAGGCCCCGGCTCAGGCCGCCTGGGCTTGCGCCGCCGCTCCACAGCTCCCGACATCCCGAGCTTGGTGGGGGATGCACCTGGGCCCGAGAGTGGCCCGGAGCTGGAGGCCAACGCACTGCCCCTCTCGGCGCCTGGGTCGAAAGTTTGGCAGGCTGGCACCGAGGCCGTGGTGCTGCACGCGCCGCGGTAA